The Helicobacter ibis DNA segment AACTCTAATGATTCTAAGCAAATCACTAGAGGATAGCAATTTAAAAGATCAACTAGGTAGCGGTGTAGTGCTAACTGGTGGAATGACAAAACTAGAAGGAATAAGAGAGCTAGCTTCAGCACTGTTTTCTGTGCCTGTTAGACTTGCAAAACCAATAGAAATAGATGGTTTATTTGCAGACTTTAAAGGACCTGAATACTCAACCGCCATAGGATTAATACTATATGCTTCTGGTAAATACACAAACTATGAAATAGATTCTGAAAAGAGAATTAGACATAAACACGAAAAGCTAGAAGATGAGATAGTTCCATTTAACAAAAATATGAATCTGATAAATCCGCTAAATAATGTTAGTAACAAATCATCTGCAATGATAACAGCGGTGAATAGTATTCCTAAAAATGCTACCGATATAAAACAGGATCTAACTGGGATCACGGAAATAAAAAAGATAACCACAAAAAACAATAATGTTTTTGTTCAATTTTGGCAAAAATTAACACAAATGTTTTAAATTTGAGAATAGGAGATGTGCAAATGATAGAAGTCCAAGAAGTGAATCCACACGATTTTAGTGCAAACATAAAAGTTATTGGCGTAGGTGGCGGTGGTAGCAATATGATAGGACACCTAATCAATACTGGAACATATGATGGTATAGATTTGGCAGTTGCAAACACAGATGCACAAGCTATAAGCACTTCAAAAGCACATAAAAAAATACAACTTGGTGCGAAGCTAACAAAAGGCTTGGGTGCTGGCATGAGACCGCAAGTTGGCAAAGATGCTGCACTAGAGAGCTATGAGGATCTAAAAGCATTTTTGGAAAACACGGATATAGTTTTTATATCCGCTGGTCTTGGTGGAGGCACTGGAACAGGTGCGGCACCGGTAATAGCAAAGGCCGCCAGAGAAGTGGGTGCTCTAACTGTATCAATAGTAACAAAACCATTCAGATGGGAAGGTAGAAAAAGAGAGAAACTAGCCGAAGAAGGATACAAAGAGTTAAAAGCTGAGAGTGATTCTATTGTTGTAATACCAAATGAAAAATTATTATCAATAGTAGATAAAAATCTTGGTTTAAAGGATAGCTTTAGGATTGTAGATGATGTCCTTGTGAGAGCAGTAAATGGTATGAGTGGCATAATTCTTTCGCATGGACAGGATGATATAAATGTGGATTTTGCCGATGTTAAAACTGTTATGAATCATAAAGGTATGGCACTTATGGGAATA contains these protein-coding regions:
- the ftsZ gene encoding cell division protein FtsZ, giving the protein MIEVQEVNPHDFSANIKVIGVGGGGSNMIGHLINTGTYDGIDLAVANTDAQAISTSKAHKKIQLGAKLTKGLGAGMRPQVGKDAALESYEDLKAFLENTDIVFISAGLGGGTGTGAAPVIAKAAREVGALTVSIVTKPFRWEGRKREKLAEEGYKELKAESDSIVVIPNEKLLSIVDKNLGLKDSFRIVDDVLVRAVNGMSGIILSHGQDDINVDFADVKTVMNHKGMALMGIGESSGTDAAKEAIKMAIESPLFDNMSINGAKGILVHFYLHPDYPLTEVSDSMEIVYSNADQEADVIFGTATDSNIEKDKVRVTIVATGFEKENNIVSTSQETENEDNSTLRLVNPKDMSKKINQQDTLINKKKVSGGEFVNDEVLDIPAFLRRQMD